A single region of the Gracilibacillus caseinilyticus genome encodes:
- the hisD gene encoding histidinol dehydrogenase yields the protein MIPVLTADAFLEKALPGRANSQDQQQYLQAASAIIADVQQGGDEAVRSYIDKFDGTPPKQFLVTEEERQAAWDKVDNQVIRSLQRAADNIRDFHRKQLSNSRIMQADGDVMAGQLYQPIERVGIYVPGGTAVYPSSVLMNAIPAVLAGVSEANMVTPVKDGEEIAPILAVAADIAGVNHIYRVGGVQAIAALAYGTESIPKVDKIVGPGNAYVAAAKKLVYGDVGIDMIAGPSEVAIIADQTSNPVYIAADLIAQAEHDVNARAFLITTSAPLVAKVQSELEVQCSQLPRKSIASASLTQKGACVIVETLEEAFQLSNQIAPEHLEIQVADPLASLGNVRHAGSVFLGEYTPEALGDYYAGPNHVLPTSGTARFSSGLSVDDFVKKTTYLYYSKQALKQAGNDVVTIANQEELEGHGIAVTKRLEDE from the coding sequence ATGATTCCAGTATTAACAGCTGATGCTTTTTTAGAGAAAGCATTACCGGGTCGAGCGAACAGTCAGGACCAGCAGCAATACTTGCAAGCAGCATCTGCTATCATTGCTGATGTACAGCAGGGAGGAGATGAAGCTGTCCGATCTTACATTGATAAATTTGATGGAACACCACCAAAGCAATTTCTCGTAACTGAAGAAGAACGACAAGCAGCATGGGATAAAGTCGATAACCAGGTTATCCGTTCCTTGCAAAGAGCTGCTGATAATATCCGGGATTTTCACAGAAAACAATTGAGTAATTCGCGGATTATGCAAGCAGATGGAGATGTAATGGCCGGGCAACTATACCAACCGATTGAGCGAGTGGGAATCTACGTACCTGGTGGAACAGCCGTTTATCCTTCTTCCGTATTAATGAATGCTATTCCTGCTGTATTAGCAGGAGTCAGTGAAGCGAATATGGTAACGCCTGTGAAGGACGGAGAAGAAATAGCACCTATCCTAGCAGTCGCAGCTGATATTGCAGGAGTTAACCACATTTATCGAGTTGGAGGTGTGCAGGCGATTGCAGCACTTGCTTATGGAACAGAGTCGATTCCGAAAGTAGATAAAATAGTTGGACCAGGGAATGCTTATGTGGCAGCAGCGAAAAAATTAGTATATGGGGATGTAGGTATCGATATGATCGCAGGCCCAAGTGAAGTAGCGATCATTGCCGATCAAACATCCAACCCAGTATACATCGCGGCAGATCTAATCGCACAGGCAGAACACGATGTAAACGCTCGTGCTTTTCTGATTACAACATCGGCACCACTTGTAGCAAAAGTACAATCTGAATTAGAAGTACAATGCAGTCAACTTCCGCGTAAATCCATTGCATCTGCATCATTAACCCAAAAAGGTGCTTGTGTCATTGTGGAGACATTAGAGGAAGCTTTCCAACTATCTAATCAAATTGCGCCAGAGCACTTGGAAATACAAGTAGCAGATCCTTTAGCAAGTTTAGGAAATGTACGCCACGCTGGATCTGTTTTCTTAGGGGAATATACACCAGAAGCGCTTGGTGATTATTATGCTGGGCCAAACCATGTTCTGCCTACATCTGGTACCGCACGATTTTCCTCCGGGTTATCTGTTGATGATTTTGTCAAGAAGACGACTTATTTATATTATTCGAAACAAGCACTGAAGCAGGCCGGAAATGATGTCGTAACAATTGCAAATCAGGAAGAACTAGAGGGACATGGTATTGCAGTGACAAAACGTTTGGAGGATGAATAA
- the hisG gene encoding ATP phosphoribosyltransferase, with product MKPVIALTKGRLEKQFLQFFENLGFDVAPLKEKGRKLQIETEEFEIFFAKGVDVTTYVENGIADIGVVGGDILIEHQPDVYNLFPLPFGHCRMALATKKNYQWPDQKKRIASTFTNITKKYFKEKGESVDIIRLEGSVELAPILGLADAIVDIVETGTTLKENGLVIQDEFLSFSARLIANRSSLKIKRNQLVPVIERFKEGAKQR from the coding sequence ATGAAACCAGTTATTGCATTAACTAAAGGTCGCTTAGAAAAACAATTTTTACAGTTTTTTGAGAATCTAGGATTCGATGTGGCACCATTGAAAGAGAAGGGAAGAAAGTTGCAAATTGAAACAGAAGAGTTTGAAATATTTTTCGCTAAAGGTGTCGATGTTACCACTTATGTGGAGAATGGCATAGCGGATATTGGCGTCGTTGGTGGAGATATTTTGATTGAGCATCAACCAGATGTGTATAACTTATTTCCGCTTCCGTTTGGTCATTGCAGAATGGCATTGGCTACAAAAAAAAATTATCAATGGCCCGATCAGAAGAAGCGAATTGCCAGTACCTTTACCAATATTACGAAAAAATATTTTAAGGAAAAAGGTGAATCGGTTGATATCATTCGGTTAGAAGGGTCAGTAGAGCTTGCGCCGATTTTAGGTTTAGCGGATGCGATTGTCGATATCGTCGAAACTGGCACCACATTAAAAGAAAATGGGCTTGTCATTCAAGATGAATTTTTATCATTCAGTGCGAGATTGATCGCAAACAGATCCTCATTGAAGATTAAACGAAATCAATTAGTACCGGTGATCGAACGATTTAAGGAAGGAGCTAAACAACGATGA
- the hisIE gene encoding bifunctional phosphoribosyl-AMP cyclohydrolase/phosphoribosyl-ATP diphosphatase HisIE — MRPDFSKGLIPAVITDYDTKEVLMVAYMNEEAYDKTLESKQTWFYSRSREELWHKGATSGNTQDVQSIDLDCDKDTLLIQVIPAGPACHTGEQTCFFNRIAEKEDTVDNSIIEHVMKEVEQRKSVSVENSYTNYLFDKGVDKIGKKLIEEAGEVVIAAKNDEKQEITNEVSDLLYHTFVMLANQGVSLQDVKQELANRFAKKGNSKGDRSEIKKW, encoded by the coding sequence GTGAGGCCTGATTTTTCAAAAGGATTAATTCCAGCAGTAATAACAGATTATGATACGAAAGAAGTCTTAATGGTAGCCTACATGAACGAGGAAGCATACGATAAAACGCTGGAATCAAAACAGACCTGGTTTTATTCTCGTTCACGTGAGGAACTGTGGCATAAAGGGGCTACATCAGGAAACACACAAGATGTGCAGTCGATTGATCTGGATTGCGACAAGGATACATTGCTGATTCAAGTAATTCCGGCTGGTCCAGCTTGTCATACTGGTGAACAAACCTGCTTTTTTAACCGGATAGCAGAGAAAGAGGATACCGTTGACAATTCCATCATCGAGCACGTTATGAAGGAAGTTGAACAACGAAAATCGGTATCGGTAGAAAATTCTTATACGAATTATTTATTTGATAAAGGTGTAGATAAGATAGGTAAAAAGCTGATCGAAGAAGCTGGCGAAGTTGTGATTGCGGCTAAAAATGATGAGAAACAGGAAATAACTAATGAAGTCAGTGATTTACTGTACCACACGTTCGTTATGCTGGCAAATCAAGGCGTATCCTTACAAGATGTAAAGCAGGAGTTAGCGAATCGCTTTGCAAAGAAGGGGAACAGCAAAGGAGATCGATCTGAGATTAAGAAGTGGTAA
- the hisF gene encoding imidazole glycerol phosphate synthase subunit HisF, with product MIAKRIIPCLDVKEGKVVKGTNFVGLRELGDPVEMASSYSKAGADEIIFLDISATNEGRQTMVDIVRRTAEQVFVPFTVGGGVRTIEDVNRLLKAGADKVGMNSAAVENPQLITESSDRFGAQCTVVAIDAKRTGDKWHVMTHGGSKDTGMDAIEWVKEAEKRGAGEILLTSVDTDGVKDGFDLALTEAVVQAVRIPVIASGGVGKPEHFPEVFNQTDVSAGLAASIFHENTFTIKQVKDVCKQQGVNIREA from the coding sequence ATGATAGCTAAGCGAATTATTCCGTGTTTAGATGTAAAGGAAGGGAAAGTAGTCAAAGGAACAAACTTCGTCGGATTACGCGAACTTGGTGATCCTGTCGAAATGGCTTCTAGTTATTCAAAGGCTGGTGCGGATGAAATCATATTTTTAGATATTTCTGCAACAAATGAAGGCCGACAGACAATGGTCGATATTGTTAGACGTACAGCAGAACAAGTATTTGTACCTTTTACTGTTGGTGGCGGTGTCCGGACAATTGAAGATGTAAATCGTCTTTTAAAAGCAGGTGCAGATAAAGTTGGCATGAATTCAGCTGCAGTTGAGAATCCTCAACTTATCACAGAATCTTCTGACCGCTTTGGTGCGCAATGCACGGTTGTAGCCATTGATGCGAAACGTACAGGGGATAAATGGCATGTGATGACACATGGCGGTTCAAAGGACACCGGAATGGACGCCATTGAATGGGTCAAAGAAGCAGAAAAAAGAGGCGCAGGAGAAATTTTATTAACAAGTGTAGATACCGATGGGGTGAAAGACGGATTTGACCTTGCGTTAACGGAAGCAGTGGTGCAAGCAGTTCGTATACCCGTTATAGCTTCAGGAGGAGTTGGCAAACCGGAGCATTTTCCTGAAGTCTTTAATCAAACTGATGTTTCGGCAGGATTAGCAGCATCCATTTTTCATGAAAATACCTTTACGATTAAACAAGTAAAAGATGTATGTAAACAACAAGGAGTGAACATTCGTGAGGCCTGA
- a CDS encoding LysR family transcriptional regulator: MELRQLRYFVEVAEREHVSEAAAVLHVAQSAISRQISNLEAELGVELFERDGRNVRLTHIGRIFLTHTKSALKAIDHAKKQIDEFIDPERGSIKIGFPTSLAGNMLPTVISEFKKKHPKIDFQLRQGSYNFLIDAVKNREIDVAFIGPVPDDLPDIKGEVLFNENFYALVPISHPAATKGVIDLPTLKDESFVLFPKGYVLHQLVIDGCIRAGFNPIATSQGEDLDAIKGLVAAGIGITLLPESAFNDLNPFYSAKVAIKNPELTRTVGVIIPKKRKLAPSEQVFYEFIIEFFSLMQKMQ, from the coding sequence GTGGAATTAAGACAATTACGTTATTTTGTGGAAGTTGCAGAAAGAGAACATGTGTCAGAAGCGGCAGCTGTTCTGCATGTGGCACAATCAGCCATCAGCAGACAGATCTCCAATCTTGAAGCAGAGCTTGGTGTCGAGTTATTTGAACGCGATGGCCGCAATGTACGATTAACCCATATCGGGAGAATATTTCTCACACATACCAAATCAGCTTTAAAAGCGATTGATCATGCCAAAAAACAAATCGATGAATTTATTGACCCTGAAAGAGGCTCGATTAAGATCGGATTTCCAACGAGTCTTGCCGGAAATATGCTGCCAACAGTTATTTCTGAATTCAAAAAGAAACACCCAAAAATAGATTTTCAATTAAGACAAGGCTCTTACAATTTCTTAATTGACGCTGTCAAAAACAGAGAAATAGATGTTGCGTTTATCGGTCCCGTCCCAGACGATCTTCCAGACATCAAAGGTGAAGTATTGTTCAATGAGAATTTTTATGCATTGGTGCCGATATCGCATCCTGCTGCGACGAAAGGTGTAATTGATTTACCGACACTTAAAGACGAGTCTTTCGTATTATTCCCAAAAGGGTATGTTTTACACCAGCTTGTTATTGATGGCTGTATAAGAGCAGGGTTTAATCCGATCGCTACGTCACAGGGAGAGGATTTGGATGCAATTAAAGGACTGGTCGCTGCCGGTATCGGAATTACATTATTACCAGAAAGTGCATTTAACGATTTGAATCCATTTTACAGTGCTAAAGTAGCAATCAAAAATCCAGAATTAACCCGAACAGTCGGTGTTATTATTCCGAAAAAAAGAAAACTGGCCCCATCTGAACAAGTCTTTTACGAATTTATTATCGAATTTTTCTCGCTTATGCAAAAGATGCAATAG
- a CDS encoding 5'-3' exonuclease has product MSDKGHILVVDGMALLFRGFFATSFTGNFMHNSKGVPRNGLFGFLNYFTNSMETFQPTHVVCCWDMGSKTFRNELYDGYKSNRDAPPEELIPQFDLAKELVTAFQVPNIGVTGFEADDCIGTLAKQLHKEHEVTVVTGDQDLLQLVDENINIAIMKKGQGNYDVFTADNFYEKKSLTPRQIIDLKGLMGDSSDNYPGIKGVGEKTAMKLLQQYETIDNMLADKENLTKGMQKKLEQYAEDLEMSRKLAAIYTEVPLTFSIEEALFNKDFSTIHSYLQTELEFQNPGRWLDKLQASS; this is encoded by the coding sequence ATGTCTGATAAAGGTCATATTCTTGTCGTAGACGGCATGGCGTTATTGTTTAGAGGTTTTTTTGCAACATCATTTACAGGTAATTTTATGCACAACAGCAAAGGTGTACCTAGAAATGGATTATTTGGTTTTTTAAATTATTTCACGAACTCAATGGAAACTTTTCAACCAACTCATGTTGTTTGTTGTTGGGATATGGGAAGTAAAACGTTTCGCAATGAATTATACGATGGCTACAAATCCAATCGTGATGCGCCACCAGAAGAACTGATTCCACAATTTGATTTAGCAAAAGAATTGGTGACTGCTTTTCAAGTACCGAATATTGGAGTGACTGGATTTGAAGCAGATGATTGTATAGGAACACTTGCCAAACAATTACACAAGGAACACGAAGTAACTGTTGTAACGGGTGATCAGGACTTGTTACAGCTGGTGGATGAGAACATTAACATTGCAATCATGAAAAAAGGTCAAGGTAACTACGATGTATTCACTGCTGATAATTTTTATGAAAAAAAATCATTGACCCCCCGTCAAATTATTGATTTAAAAGGATTAATGGGTGATTCTTCCGATAATTATCCAGGGATCAAAGGTGTTGGTGAAAAGACAGCAATGAAACTGTTACAACAATATGAAACAATCGATAATATGTTAGCAGATAAAGAGAATCTAACAAAAGGGATGCAGAAAAAGCTGGAGCAGTATGCCGAGGATCTCGAAATGTCTCGTAAGCTGGCAGCCATTTATACCGAAGTTCCGCTTACATTTTCGATTGAGGAAGCTTTATTCAATAAAGATTTTAGTACGATTCACAGCTATTTACAAACCGAATTGGAATTTCAAAATCCAGGGCGCTGGTTAGATAAATTACAAGCTTCTTCATAA
- the msrA gene encoding peptide-methionine (S)-S-oxide reductase MsrA — translation MEKNFNKATFAGGCFWCMVKPFDQWDGVESVISGYTGGHIDNPSYEDVKTGNSGHYEAVQIIYEPDKISYQQILDLYWPQIDPTDDGGQFHDRGPQYRTAIFYHDQEQQQLAEASKQGLQASNRFKKDIATEILPASTFYPAEAYHQDFYKKNKQEYEEDRAKSGRDAFIEENWD, via the coding sequence ATGGAGAAAAATTTTAACAAAGCAACATTTGCAGGGGGATGCTTCTGGTGTATGGTCAAACCGTTTGATCAATGGGATGGGGTGGAAAGTGTCATTTCTGGATACACTGGTGGACATATAGACAATCCCAGCTATGAAGATGTCAAAACAGGAAACTCTGGTCACTATGAAGCTGTCCAGATTATATATGAACCAGACAAGATTTCTTATCAGCAAATATTAGATTTATACTGGCCACAAATTGATCCAACAGATGATGGTGGACAATTCCATGACCGTGGCCCTCAGTACCGAACAGCCATTTTCTATCATGATCAGGAGCAACAACAGTTGGCAGAAGCTTCTAAACAAGGATTACAAGCTTCTAATCGCTTTAAAAAAGACATCGCAACAGAAATCCTGCCTGCATCAACTTTTTATCCTGCAGAAGCGTATCATCAGGATTTTTATAAAAAAAATAAACAGGAATACGAAGAAGACCGTGCAAAATCAGGCAGAGATGCATTCATCGAAGAGAATTGGGATTAA
- the hisH gene encoding imidazole glycerol phosphate synthase subunit HisH yields MIAIVDYGMGNVASVKTAFERLGYQVIITDSIEQLEQASHIILPGVGSFQAAADEIEQRQLKEPLIRLAKEKPFLGICLGMQLLFETGYENGISDGLGLIPGDVNVIETEYILPHIGWNQLQIENQKQRFAPLEGKHVYFVHSFQAQTEQSYLVATADYGTKIPAIVQNGHVYGMQFHPEKSGEAGVELLKLFMQETTMDGGVQS; encoded by the coding sequence ATGATTGCAATTGTAGATTATGGCATGGGTAATGTCGCAAGTGTTAAAACTGCTTTTGAACGATTAGGTTATCAAGTTATAATTACTGACTCAATCGAACAATTAGAACAAGCAAGTCACATTATATTACCGGGAGTTGGTTCATTTCAAGCGGCAGCGGATGAAATCGAACAACGTCAATTAAAGGAACCATTAATCCGACTGGCGAAAGAAAAACCTTTTCTAGGAATTTGTCTAGGTATGCAGCTATTATTTGAAACAGGCTATGAAAATGGTATTTCAGATGGGCTCGGATTGATTCCAGGTGACGTCAATGTGATAGAAACGGAATATATTTTGCCACATATTGGTTGGAATCAATTGCAAATTGAAAATCAAAAACAAAGATTTGCACCATTAGAGGGTAAACATGTCTACTTTGTTCATTCCTTCCAGGCACAAACGGAACAATCTTATCTTGTCGCTACTGCCGATTATGGAACAAAAATACCAGCTATCGTTCAAAACGGTCATGTATACGGTATGCAATTCCACCCGGAAAAAAGTGGGGAAGCAGGAGTGGAATTGTTGAAACTGTTTATGCAAGAAACGACGATGGATGGGGGCGTTCAATCATGA
- the hisB gene encoding imidazoleglycerol-phosphate dehydratase HisB has protein sequence MRTATKQRKTFETSIDISVNLDDPTEVSIETGVGFFDHMLEAFARHGRIGLVIKAEGDLHIDSHHTVEDVGIVLGQLIKEALGDKQSINRFGSAYVPMDEALGFVALDISGRPYLVFDAHFSNQRLGNFDTELVQEFLQAFAFQSAITLHAKVLYGDNTHHKIEAVFKALGRALGEAIRINPDIKGVNSTKGIIE, from the coding sequence ATGAGAACAGCGACTAAACAGCGTAAAACATTCGAAACATCGATTGACATCTCAGTTAATCTGGATGATCCAACAGAAGTATCTATTGAAACAGGTGTTGGTTTTTTTGATCATATGCTCGAAGCCTTTGCTCGTCATGGCCGCATCGGTCTGGTGATAAAAGCAGAGGGTGATTTACACATCGATAGTCATCACACTGTAGAAGATGTAGGAATCGTACTCGGTCAATTGATCAAAGAAGCATTAGGTGATAAACAATCCATTAATCGTTTTGGCAGTGCCTACGTTCCGATGGATGAAGCGTTAGGATTTGTTGCGCTCGACATTAGTGGAAGGCCATATCTCGTTTTTGATGCACATTTTTCCAACCAGCGTTTAGGCAACTTTGATACCGAGTTAGTACAGGAATTCTTACAAGCATTTGCGTTTCAATCTGCTATTACCCTCCACGCGAAAGTCTTATACGGTGATAATACGCATCATAAGATCGAAGCTGTGTTTAAAGCATTGGGAAGAGCGTTAGGGGAAGCTATTCGAATCAATCCAGATATTAAAGGAGTAAATTCTACAAAGGGGATAATCGAATGA